A single genomic interval of Verrucomicrobiales bacterium harbors:
- a CDS encoding DUF1553 domain-containing protein, whose translation MKEKAPSASGSHQQSTTWVMLVAWVALGMSCGGASTLSAAPAAGGPTAVHWAYQPLSASSPSPPLSSPRASKRNSIVDLFVRQRLERHGITASTEAPPHTLIRRLFADLLGLPPTREQVRAFASDYAAQPEAAWSRLVEHCLASPHFGERWGRHWLDQARYADSDGYEKDSPRPDAWRYREWVIDSINRDQPFDQFTLEQLAGDLLPNATPDQRLATAFHRQTLTNREGGVEQEQYRVEAVFDRVETTATVWLGMTLGCARCHDHKYERLSQKEYFQLYAFFDNADEANARVGQSRKALEAYNAAHPNTAQDILTAERRLEQERAALAKGFAAWEANTLATLRALEGVEAKPTVLTQMQLSSPAGVSFDSAADGSWSVAATNSSPVSWSASGTIPRGLAYGVRVEVFPEPNRGTPIPDDTKAGSQRLLFTDLQLEVGGKSQQLHSPKADFEAKEGVVANLLDGKDETGWSVAPRFDEPHHATFYLPRPIVSDGNVSIRFTLKKGSRQSPGWLGRFRLNIVTNQTEDSVAPPDVRRLARIGIEKWTEPDRERLFDWLIDENPTARAARDALQHIERGAQAPLMSARVLAERPEPRDTRLLHRGEYLHPRDPVQPDVPKILPPLPTNPNRRPNRLDLARWIVSPTNPLTARVAANQIWLHLLGDGLVRTPADFGTRGEPPSHPELLDELAGELIRSGWSRKHLIRQIVHSQTYRQSSHHRPDLEEPDPLNRLFARQNRVRVEGEIVRDYQLAISGLLHRGIGGPSVYPALPPDVAEISYANNFKWPESKGADRYRRGMYTFFKRTAPHPDLVMFDCPDANLTQVRRNISNTPLQALTLLNGQTFTEAALQFARRLMAAPGLSDAERLTEAFETCVARGPAEHETAALLKLLADSRSYYQAHPQDAALLTSDPNERSQEMASWMATVRVLLNTDELLTRD comes from the coding sequence ATGAAGGAGAAAGCGCCCAGCGCTAGCGGCAGCCACCAGCAATCAACAACATGGGTGATGCTGGTGGCATGGGTGGCGCTAGGCATGAGCTGCGGAGGGGCCTCCACGCTCTCAGCCGCGCCGGCAGCCGGAGGTCCAACCGCGGTGCATTGGGCCTATCAGCCGCTCTCCGCCTCTTCACCTTCCCCTCCTCTGTCTTCGCCCCGAGCCTCGAAACGCAATAGCATCGTCGATCTGTTCGTGCGCCAGCGACTCGAGCGACACGGCATCACCGCGTCGACGGAAGCGCCTCCGCACACCTTGATTCGGCGGCTGTTTGCCGACCTGCTGGGATTGCCTCCCACTCGGGAGCAGGTTCGCGCTTTCGCAAGCGACTACGCCGCGCAGCCAGAGGCGGCCTGGAGCCGCCTAGTCGAGCACTGCCTGGCATCACCCCATTTCGGGGAGCGCTGGGGACGGCACTGGCTCGACCAGGCGCGGTACGCCGACAGTGACGGGTATGAAAAGGACAGCCCGCGCCCCGACGCCTGGAGATATCGCGAGTGGGTGATCGACTCCATCAACCGCGACCAGCCCTTCGATCAGTTTACCCTCGAGCAACTCGCGGGCGACCTACTACCGAATGCCACGCCGGACCAAAGGCTGGCCACCGCCTTCCATCGCCAAACGTTGACGAATCGGGAAGGCGGGGTGGAGCAGGAACAGTATCGGGTGGAGGCCGTGTTCGACCGCGTTGAGACGACGGCCACCGTCTGGCTTGGAATGACCCTGGGTTGCGCCCGCTGCCACGATCACAAGTATGAACGTCTGTCCCAAAAGGAGTACTTCCAGCTCTACGCGTTCTTCGACAACGCCGACGAGGCCAACGCCCGGGTTGGCCAATCCAGAAAGGCGTTGGAAGCTTACAACGCCGCCCACCCGAATACAGCGCAGGACATCCTGACGGCAGAGAGGCGGCTTGAGCAGGAACGTGCCGCCCTCGCCAAAGGCTTCGCCGCCTGGGAAGCGAATACTCTGGCGACACTCAGGGCGCTGGAAGGCGTAGAAGCCAAACCCACGGTCTTGACTCAGATGCAGCTGTCGAGCCCGGCGGGAGTAAGCTTTGACTCGGCGGCCGATGGCAGTTGGTCGGTGGCCGCCACGAATTCCAGCCCTGTGTCCTGGTCGGCCAGCGGAACCATTCCGCGAGGCCTAGCCTATGGCGTCCGTGTTGAAGTGTTCCCGGAGCCGAACCGCGGAACTCCGATCCCGGACGACACCAAGGCCGGGTCTCAGCGCCTGTTGTTTACCGATCTGCAACTGGAAGTTGGCGGCAAGTCCCAGCAGCTTCACAGCCCCAAGGCCGATTTCGAGGCCAAGGAGGGGGTTGTGGCAAACCTGCTCGATGGAAAGGATGAGACCGGCTGGTCGGTGGCACCTCGTTTCGATGAACCGCACCACGCGACCTTCTACCTGCCCCGACCGATCGTGAGCGACGGAAACGTATCCATCCGGTTTACTCTCAAAAAAGGATCCCGCCAATCACCGGGTTGGCTCGGTCGGTTTCGACTCAACATTGTCACCAATCAGACGGAGGACAGTGTGGCGCCTCCAGATGTACGCCGATTGGCCCGCATCGGCATCGAAAAATGGACGGAGCCTGACCGCGAACGGCTCTTCGACTGGCTGATCGATGAGAACCCCACCGCTCGAGCCGCACGGGACGCGCTTCAGCACATCGAACGTGGCGCGCAGGCACCGCTCATGTCGGCCAGGGTTTTGGCGGAGCGCCCCGAGCCCCGTGACACGCGTCTGCTCCATCGTGGGGAATACCTCCATCCCCGGGATCCAGTGCAGCCCGATGTCCCTAAGATTCTACCTCCCTTACCGACCAACCCAAACCGCCGGCCCAACCGGCTGGACTTGGCTCGGTGGATCGTCAGCCCTACCAACCCGTTGACCGCCCGGGTCGCGGCCAACCAAATCTGGCTTCACCTCCTGGGAGACGGCCTGGTTCGAACTCCCGCCGACTTCGGAACCCGTGGCGAGCCCCCCTCGCATCCCGAACTGCTCGACGAACTGGCCGGCGAACTCATTCGCTCCGGCTGGAGCCGCAAGCATCTGATCCGCCAGATTGTTCACAGTCAGACGTACCGACAAAGTTCCCACCACCGTCCCGATCTCGAAGAACCTGACCCGCTTAATCGGCTGTTCGCGCGCCAAAACCGAGTGCGGGTCGAGGGCGAAATCGTGCGGGATTACCAACTCGCCATCAGCGGCCTCCTGCATCGAGGCATCGGCGGCCCCAGCGTCTACCCCGCCCTGCCCCCCGACGTCGCGGAAATCAGTTATGCCAACAACTTCAAGTGGCCCGAAAGCAAAGGCGCTGATCGATATCGTCGGGGCATGTACACGTTCTTCAAACGGACCGCGCCGCACCCGGATCTCGTGATGTTTGATTGCCCCGATGCCAACCTCACCCAGGTTCGTCGGAATATCTCCAACACTCCCTTGCAGGCGCTGACGCTGTTGAACGGACAGACCTTCACCGAAGCGGCGCTGCAGTTCGCGCGCAGGCTGATGGCTGCTCCGGGACTCAGCGACGCGGAGCGATTGACCGAGGCGTTCGAAACCTGCGTTGCCCGCGGGCCTGCGGAGCACGAGACCGCCGCCTTGCTGAAACTGCTCGCGGATTCCCGATCCTACTATCAAGCCCATCCCCAGGATGCTGCGTTGCTGACATCCGACCCGAACGAGCGGTCTCAGGAGATGGCTTCCTGGATGGCCACCGTCCGCGTCCTGTTGAACACCGACGAACTGCTCACTCGCGACTAG
- a CDS encoding DUF1501 domain-containing protein, which translates to MHPTDETILQTRRDFFTTTASGLGFLALNSLLAAAQSPSRSPGFQADPMSAKPPHFAPRAKSCIFIFMEGAPSQLDLFDPKPKLNELHGQSLPESLVQNARFAFIRKDTARLMGSKRVFARHGQSGMEFSDLLPHLSQCADDLLMVRSMHTDQFNHHPAQLLLHSGRAQFGLPTAGAWLTYGLGSESRNLPGYVVLSAGRGTSGGASLWQSGFLPSVFAGVPFRTQGEPVLNLRNPPGLPVELQRNGLDALAQLNDARWREARDPEIASRIAAYELAFRMQSAAPELIDLSGEDARTLAMYGVDREDPKIKADRGGGAGQYRRYAANCLLARRLVERGVRFVNVIHASWDHHSNLENELTFNAGMSDQPVAALIQDLKQRGLLDETLVVWCGEFGRTPLGENRAGNTSSVTGRDHHPNAFTILLAGGGIRGGQIVGETDEIGWNIVRDPIHINDLHATMLHLFGLDHLRLTHRFQGRDFRLTDVAGEVQHRWIG; encoded by the coding sequence ATGCATCCTACCGACGAAACCATCCTCCAGACCCGCCGGGACTTCTTCACCACCACCGCCAGCGGCCTCGGCTTCTTGGCGCTCAACAGCCTCCTGGCCGCGGCGCAAAGTCCCTCCCGCTCTCCGGGGTTCCAGGCCGACCCAATGTCGGCCAAGCCGCCACATTTCGCACCTCGAGCTAAAAGCTGCATCTTCATCTTCATGGAGGGGGCTCCCTCCCAATTGGATCTCTTCGATCCGAAGCCAAAGCTCAATGAACTGCACGGCCAGAGCCTGCCGGAATCTCTTGTCCAGAACGCGCGTTTCGCCTTCATTCGCAAGGACACCGCGCGGCTGATGGGTTCGAAACGAGTGTTCGCCCGGCATGGACAATCGGGAATGGAGTTCAGCGACCTGCTGCCCCACCTATCCCAGTGTGCGGATGATCTGCTCATGGTCCGTTCGATGCACACGGATCAGTTCAACCATCATCCCGCTCAACTCTTGCTGCACAGCGGACGGGCGCAGTTCGGCCTTCCCACCGCCGGAGCGTGGCTCACCTATGGGCTTGGCTCGGAGTCGCGCAATCTGCCCGGTTACGTGGTGCTTTCCGCGGGACGCGGAACCAGCGGCGGCGCGTCTCTCTGGCAGAGCGGCTTTCTGCCCTCGGTATTCGCGGGAGTGCCGTTCCGAACCCAAGGCGAGCCAGTGCTGAACCTGCGTAATCCTCCCGGTCTCCCGGTGGAACTCCAACGAAACGGTTTAGATGCCCTGGCACAGCTCAATGACGCTCGCTGGCGCGAAGCTCGAGATCCCGAGATCGCCTCTCGCATCGCGGCCTACGAGCTGGCATTTCGCATGCAATCTGCCGCCCCCGAACTTATCGACTTGTCGGGGGAGGATGCGCGTACATTGGCCATGTATGGCGTCGACCGAGAGGATCCCAAGATCAAGGCGGACCGCGGGGGAGGCGCCGGCCAGTATCGACGCTATGCCGCGAATTGCCTGCTGGCGCGTCGTCTGGTGGAACGAGGCGTTCGGTTCGTCAACGTGATCCACGCGTCCTGGGATCACCATTCCAACCTCGAAAACGAGCTGACCTTCAACGCCGGCATGTCCGACCAACCCGTCGCGGCGTTGATCCAAGACTTAAAGCAGCGCGGACTTCTTGATGAAACGCTGGTGGTCTGGTGTGGCGAGTTTGGACGCACGCCACTAGGCGAGAACCGTGCGGGCAATACCAGCAGTGTCACCGGCCGCGATCACCATCCCAACGCGTTCACCATTCTTTTAGCCGGGGGTGGCATTCGTGGCGGCCAAATCGTGGGAGAAACCGATGAGATCGGATGGAACATCGTCCGCGATCCGATTCACATCAACGACCTTCACGCGACCATGCTGCATCTTTTCGGCTTGGATCACTTGCGTCTCACTCATCGCTTCCAAGGCCGCGACTTCCGGCTGACAGATGTGGCCGGAGAAGTCCAACACCGATGGATCGGGTAG
- a CDS encoding zinc ABC transporter substrate-binding protein, whose translation MNRSHHLRVCLLLVCFGHLTVAIAASRLNVIATTPDIAAITRVVGGDQVDVTALARPTEDVHFVDPKPSFIVKLNRADVLIEGGAELESAWLGSLLEGARNPKLALGAPGRIRCNVGIAMREVPLQADRSQGDIHAAGNPHFLIAPTNARQVAHNIGQGLAQLLPDQRTAIEQRVGQFQAQLDAKLKEWKATLAPFAGQPVVAYHNSWPYFGAEFGLQFDLFLEPKPGIPPSSAHLAGLITAMRERKVQVIFQDPYVSRKAAETVAQNTGAKIVPVSQFPGGVKGTEGGYIELLDYLVSALAKAFSTQP comes from the coding sequence ATGAATCGATCGCACCACCTACGCGTGTGCCTGCTCCTGGTCTGTTTCGGCCACCTGACTGTGGCCATCGCTGCTTCACGGCTTAACGTGATCGCCACCACGCCGGACATCGCCGCGATCACCCGCGTCGTAGGGGGAGATCAGGTTGACGTGACGGCGTTGGCTCGGCCGACCGAGGATGTGCACTTCGTCGATCCCAAACCCAGCTTCATCGTCAAACTGAACCGAGCCGATGTGTTGATCGAGGGCGGAGCCGAGCTGGAATCGGCTTGGTTGGGATCGTTGCTCGAGGGCGCTCGCAATCCCAAGCTCGCCCTGGGAGCCCCTGGCCGCATCCGCTGTAACGTCGGCATCGCGATGAGGGAGGTCCCGTTGCAAGCCGATCGCTCGCAAGGAGACATCCACGCTGCGGGCAATCCCCACTTCCTGATCGCCCCAACTAATGCCCGACAGGTGGCGCACAACATCGGTCAGGGATTGGCTCAGCTGCTGCCGGACCAGCGGACCGCTATCGAGCAACGGGTCGGCCAGTTCCAGGCCCAGCTCGATGCAAAGCTCAAAGAGTGGAAAGCCACCCTCGCTCCCTTCGCAGGACAGCCAGTGGTGGCGTATCACAACTCGTGGCCATACTTCGGGGCGGAGTTCGGACTCCAGTTTGATCTCTTCCTGGAACCCAAGCCCGGCATCCCTCCCTCCTCAGCTCACCTCGCCGGCCTGATTACCGCCATGCGGGAGCGAAAGGTTCAGGTGATCTTCCAGGACCCTTACGTAAGCCGCAAAGCCGCCGAGACCGTCGCCCAGAACACCGGCGCCAAGATTGTCCCAGTCTCTCAGTTTCCCGGCGGAGTCAAGGGAACCGAGGGCGGCTACATCGAGCTGCTGGATTACCTGGTCTCCGCGCTGGCCAAGGCATTTTCCACTCAGCCCTAA
- a CDS encoding metal ABC transporter permease encodes MDIVWTLMKWPAIACLVLPGLLVYLGLHIVRRGVIFVDLALAQVATLGTCVCLMLGHDIHDVHTFYWSVAFTLGGAFLFAFTRTRHETRVPQEALIGVVYVVAAAAAIVFLSRTPEGNEELKRTLVGDILTVNSGEILKTIGLFAVIAVVHLIFRKRFLQISFHPEQTETLTWSIRWWDFLFYALFGAAVTSFVQIGGVLLVFSYLIVPALCGNLLARSLGWMLATGWAIAVLGGAGGLFASYQLDLPAGAAIVCTLGLLLIVTFVVSLGRRPGLDVRR; translated from the coding sequence ATGGACATTGTCTGGACACTCATGAAATGGCCGGCCATCGCCTGCCTGGTGCTGCCAGGGCTGTTGGTCTACCTGGGGCTCCACATTGTTCGACGAGGTGTCATCTTCGTCGATCTGGCCCTAGCCCAGGTCGCCACGCTCGGAACCTGTGTCTGCCTCATGCTCGGCCACGACATCCACGATGTCCATACGTTCTATTGGTCGGTGGCATTCACTCTCGGAGGAGCCTTTCTCTTCGCGTTTACCCGCACTCGCCACGAAACGCGAGTGCCACAGGAGGCGCTGATCGGCGTGGTCTACGTGGTGGCGGCGGCGGCGGCCATTGTGTTCCTGAGCCGAACGCCGGAGGGCAATGAAGAGCTGAAACGCACGCTGGTCGGCGACATTCTGACGGTGAACTCCGGCGAGATCTTGAAGACCATTGGACTGTTTGCAGTGATAGCCGTCGTTCATCTGATCTTCCGCAAGCGCTTTCTGCAAATTTCGTTTCACCCGGAGCAGACCGAGACGCTGACCTGGTCCATTCGATGGTGGGACTTTCTCTTCTATGCGCTGTTCGGTGCGGCCGTGACCAGCTTCGTCCAAATCGGAGGGGTTCTCTTGGTCTTTTCTTACCTGATCGTTCCCGCTCTGTGCGGCAACCTGCTCGCGCGTTCTCTGGGATGGATGCTCGCCACAGGTTGGGCCATCGCTGTCCTGGGTGGAGCCGGCGGTCTGTTCGCATCCTACCAGCTGGACCTCCCAGCTGGCGCCGCCATCGTCTGCACCCTAGGCTTGCTCTTGATCGTGACCTTCGTCGTCAGTTTGGGGCGACGGCCGGGGCTCGACGTCCGTCGCTGA
- the rsmI gene encoding 16S rRNA (cytidine(1402)-2'-O)-methyltransferase, with protein MDLNAIATRPDLPPLTPGTLYLVATPIGNLEDVTLRALRTLAECDVVAAEDTRRTGQLLSYFGISKRLLSCFEFNERRRSEELIQILRGGGKVAVVSDAGSPGISDPGERLVRAVLEAGLRVESVPGACALVAGLTASGLPTDEFHFVGFLPHKSGQRRKRLESLRLVPGTVVLYESPYRVEKLLGELVDLYPDRSVVLARELTKRHEEFLRGTPAQLAEQWRQRPRKGEFVVMIASATDVEPRPSPQTDDEGHDQEQA; from the coding sequence ATGGACCTGAACGCCATCGCCACCCGTCCCGACTTGCCTCCGTTGACCCCGGGCACTCTGTATCTCGTGGCGACGCCCATCGGCAATCTCGAGGACGTTACGTTGCGCGCGCTGCGCACCTTGGCCGAGTGCGATGTCGTGGCGGCGGAGGACACCCGACGGACCGGACAGCTCCTGAGCTATTTTGGAATCTCCAAGCGCCTGTTGAGCTGCTTTGAGTTCAACGAGCGTCGACGGAGCGAAGAACTGATCCAAATTTTGCGCGGTGGCGGCAAGGTGGCCGTGGTGAGCGACGCGGGGAGTCCGGGGATTAGCGACCCGGGTGAACGACTGGTCCGGGCCGTCCTGGAAGCAGGATTGCGGGTAGAAAGCGTTCCGGGAGCCTGCGCCTTGGTCGCCGGGTTGACCGCCAGTGGGCTGCCGACCGACGAATTCCACTTCGTTGGCTTCTTGCCGCACAAGTCCGGCCAGCGGCGGAAGCGTCTGGAGTCTTTGCGGTTGGTTCCCGGCACTGTGGTCCTGTATGAGTCGCCTTATCGGGTGGAGAAACTGTTGGGGGAACTGGTTGACCTCTATCCGGATCGCTCTGTGGTACTGGCTCGCGAGTTGACGAAACGGCACGAGGAGTTTTTGCGGGGAACCCCCGCGCAGCTCGCGGAGCAGTGGCGTCAGCGTCCGCGTAAGGGGGAGTTCGTGGTCATGATCGCCTCAGCGACGGACGTCGAGCCCCGGCCGTCGCCCCAAACTGACGACGAAGGTCACGATCAAGAGCAAGCCTAG
- a CDS encoding fused MFS/spermidine synthase, which produces MIGLFGATLFLSALLLFFVQPLMGKMFLPVFGGAPAVWQTALLFFQGMLLAGYAYAHLVSRWFGPWTRLAIHAALLIAALAFLPLGLERVRITADMTVEHQAWHLLVTLLRVVGLPFFILSSTSPLLQRWFSESGHQTAKDPYYLSVASNLGSFVALFAFPVLVEPYFTLRMASQAWAVGYVALIPLIGLCAWRSGWMRRESAEANPDAAGRRDAVAPGLSWRRRLSWVAMAAVPSSLMLGLTTFTTTEVASIPLLGILPLALYLTTFIFAFAQRRLLSVRRMSSLLPFAVVGLMFQIFTEATHPILIILGLHLVFFFMAALLCHSRLADDRPGTESLTEFYLWMSVGGVVGGLFNALLAPVIFSGIVEYPLAIVLSCLFRVDAKRDSQPLPIPTRTRTIDWAFPLAIAAVLGGLIAWTERSPMLDPYPRRILLFAVGMVVSMAAADRSLRFALSIGAVLLCSASMPSLHGRALYTERNFFGVSRVTLDPGGYSHRLVHGNTIHGRQRVQPDWGCEPLTYFHRSGPLGRVFRLHESLNLGPRVAVTGLGCGAIAGHAMPGEQWDYYEIDPAVIRIAQDTNLFRFLNGCSLAQIRVIPGDARLRLREAVDGEYGLIIMDAFTSDSIPLHLLTREALALYLAKLAPRGVLAINISNRYLELTPVVAALAADAGLIGYHFEDPFEEKDIGKEPSHWAVLVRPGTDLSRLKNDERWKPLAEVAKTRVWTDDYSNVLGVMKWR; this is translated from the coding sequence ATGATCGGATTGTTTGGTGCCACCTTGTTTCTCAGCGCTCTGCTGCTGTTCTTCGTGCAGCCCCTGATGGGGAAAATGTTCCTGCCGGTGTTTGGCGGAGCTCCGGCCGTCTGGCAAACCGCTTTGCTGTTCTTTCAAGGCATGCTCCTGGCTGGGTATGCTTACGCGCATTTGGTGTCGCGCTGGTTCGGGCCATGGACCCGCCTGGCAATCCATGCGGCGCTGCTGATCGCGGCGCTGGCGTTTTTGCCTCTGGGGCTCGAGCGGGTTCGGATCACGGCGGACATGACCGTGGAGCACCAGGCCTGGCATCTGCTCGTCACTCTTCTCCGCGTCGTTGGGCTGCCGTTCTTTATTTTGTCCAGCACGAGTCCCTTGCTGCAGCGGTGGTTCTCGGAGAGCGGGCATCAGACCGCGAAGGATCCGTACTACCTCAGCGTGGCCAGCAACCTGGGCAGTTTTGTGGCGCTCTTCGCCTTTCCGGTCTTGGTTGAACCCTATTTTACCCTCCGGATGGCGAGCCAGGCGTGGGCGGTTGGATACGTGGCCTTAATTCCGTTGATCGGACTGTGTGCCTGGCGCAGCGGATGGATGCGTCGTGAGTCTGCGGAAGCGAATCCGGATGCCGCGGGTCGGCGGGACGCCGTTGCTCCGGGATTGAGCTGGCGACGGCGCCTGTCCTGGGTCGCCATGGCGGCGGTTCCTTCGAGCCTGATGCTGGGTCTCACCACCTTCACCACCACCGAGGTGGCCAGCATACCTCTGTTGGGGATCCTCCCTTTGGCTCTGTATCTGACCACGTTTATCTTCGCCTTTGCGCAGCGACGGCTGTTGTCCGTTCGGCGCATGAGCAGCCTCCTTCCTTTTGCGGTGGTGGGCCTGATGTTTCAGATTTTCACCGAAGCCACGCATCCCATCCTGATCATTTTAGGGCTTCACCTGGTGTTCTTTTTCATGGCCGCGCTCCTCTGCCACAGCCGATTGGCGGATGACCGGCCCGGGACGGAATCGCTGACGGAGTTTTATCTGTGGATGTCCGTAGGGGGGGTGGTGGGCGGGCTGTTTAACGCATTGCTGGCTCCGGTGATCTTTAGCGGGATTGTGGAGTATCCGCTGGCGATCGTGCTGTCCTGCCTGTTTCGCGTGGATGCCAAGCGGGACTCACAGCCCCTCCCCATACCGACCCGAACGCGAACCATCGATTGGGCTTTTCCGCTCGCCATCGCGGCTGTGCTGGGTGGCTTGATCGCTTGGACCGAACGCAGTCCGATGCTCGATCCTTATCCCCGGCGGATCCTGCTATTTGCCGTCGGGATGGTGGTCAGCATGGCGGCGGCTGACCGCTCGCTGCGGTTCGCCTTGAGCATCGGGGCCGTTCTCCTCTGCTCGGCCTCGATGCCTAGTCTTCACGGGCGGGCGCTTTACACGGAGCGCAACTTCTTCGGAGTTTCGCGGGTGACCCTGGATCCGGGTGGCTACTCGCATCGGTTGGTGCATGGGAACACCATTCACGGGCGCCAGCGCGTGCAACCGGACTGGGGCTGCGAGCCGCTGACGTATTTTCATCGGTCCGGACCATTGGGGCGGGTCTTCAGGCTGCATGAGTCATTGAACCTGGGCCCAAGAGTGGCGGTTACCGGCCTGGGCTGCGGAGCCATTGCCGGGCATGCGATGCCCGGAGAACAGTGGGATTATTATGAGATCGATCCGGCGGTGATCCGCATTGCCCAGGACACTAATCTCTTTCGGTTCCTCAACGGATGTTCATTGGCTCAGATCCGGGTCATCCCCGGGGACGCTCGATTGCGGCTACGCGAGGCGGTCGATGGCGAGTATGGCCTGATCATCATGGATGCCTTCACCTCGGACTCGATTCCGCTCCACCTGTTGACCCGTGAAGCCTTGGCCCTGTACCTGGCTAAGCTGGCGCCTCGCGGCGTCCTGGCCATCAATATCTCCAATCGCTATCTCGAACTGACTCCAGTCGTTGCGGCGCTCGCCGCCGATGCCGGACTGATCGGGTATCATTTCGAAGATCCTTTTGAGGAAAAGGACATCGGTAAAGAGCCTTCACATTGGGCCGTGCTGGTGCGCCCCGGCACCGACCTGAGCCGGCTGAAGAACGACGAGCGTTGGAAGCCCTTGGCGGAGGTGGCCAAGACCCGGGTTTGGACCGATGACTATTCCAACGTGCTGGGCGTCATGAAATGGCGCTAG